From the genome of Glycine soja cultivar W05 chromosome 14, ASM419377v2, whole genome shotgun sequence:
GTTAAACTTCAATTCTGCCTCTGACAAGACATACCAGATCCCCCAAGAAACATGGACAAACTTCACAAAATTGACATGTGAGGTCACACTAACACAAATTGGgcagaaaaacatgcaaagtggaTAAGGTATTGACAACAATGTCAATCAATGGTTTTACAGGGACAACCTATTATAAGGAATGCAAAGTATTCTCAGGAATACATGGTGTGGTATCAAAgtaatactattatttttttaaatatgcaaCCGCCAAGTGGATTGTCAATGAATTTCAAAACTGGTCAATCATCAAGGGCAACAAACATCGCGCAACCAGAATGTAATCTTGCATATACACCAATTCCCCCCATCATAGATTACGTTGCACCCACGTACACACCAATTCCCCCCACCCCCATGGCGGATTACGTTTTTCCTAGTGCTTCGAACATGGACTACACTTCACCGATTGTCCAACCAGATGATTTCCTGAGCAATGTTTTTGGAACTGATTATGGCACGCCAGCATCAGCTCATGAATACATGCATAGCCTATAGAACAAAGTGGAACCAAGTTTCAATTTGATGTTTAGCCAAGACGTTGAAGAGAATAATCCATCGCTATATGATATACTAGATGAGCGCCCACGTCGAATCCAAGACATAATAGGAGACGCCTTCCATGTGGAACCGGACCCCATTATGAGGATTAAGTAGTAAAATTTGTTGTATGATGAAAATATCATTCTCCAATTAACTCGAGTTCAACTTTTCGACTTACATTAGTTTCATGCTCCTctaattttacaatttatttgaGTACCCTCAtgacaaacaaaaatgaaaactaaacaACATCATACTAACACATCAAACAAACaccaaatatataataaaaacaaacaagtaATTAAAAGCAATACAACATATGTTAAATAGTTTATTCTAATTTCATGGAACTATTCAACTTCTGCTCCATCTCCCTCCAAATTAGGTCATTAGCGTGAGACAGTGGTGGTGAATTATGAACTTTAACTCTAAGTTCCATACATATTACACTTCGCATGTTTGCGAATGTACTAAACATGCACCAagcatcttcttcatcaataatTGGATATGACGTATACTCAACATGTCAATTAATTTCGTGTATAGGACAATGATACCAAATTGAAGTAATTGTAGATGAAACATCAACATCTATAATTGATGATTGTATTACACTAGTTATGTTGGTCAGCGGCATCGTTGGATACAACAACATCGATCTTGTGTTGTCACTACTGAAAATTGTGTTTCTAGTTGAATTGTGGGTGATCTCACCATTGACATAAACGAACACACAAATTGGGGCTGAACTCATTTTTTCATGCACTATTCTTTTTTGGCTCACTGACACTTTGATGTAACTATGCAAAGAATAGGGTGATATCATGCAGTTAAATATAGAGGTAGGCGTGCTTTGGAAGTTAGAGACATGACAATAAGACAGTCGTGTAGAGGGGTtttggaatctcgaggcatTACAGTAAGGATGTTGTTTTAATGGCAATTGGAATCATGAGGCATGATAGTAAGATGGTTTTTTTAATGGcctttggaatctcgaggcctCATATTCAGACAAAAGCCATGTGCAAGACAGTCTCACATGCCAAGTATCATTTCATGTGATCGCATAGTGAACAACTACACACAACCAATGAACCCTATGCAATCGATTaaaggtgttttttttattaatgtgggTCTCCACACATTATCAGTGCATGTGATTGAACAATGAATGCCCACACGCAACAAAcaaaatcccaattaattatgatttggacccttgcaacaaAGCTTAAGTGTCCATGctctgcatttttttaagttatgtaCAACACATTAATAATATCTGTGACACattttttctgtattttaaatgtcaaaaaatcccaaaaaaaatatatcgtgcACCAAATCTATGgacaaccacctcaaaataggagaacaaaataaaaaaaaaaactatgatttggacccttgcaacaaAGCTTAAGTGCCCATAttctgcattttttaaaattatgtccaacacattacTAATATTCGtgacacattttttttgtagtttgaacgtcaaagaataaaaaaatatgtatcgtgcaccagttccatggaaaaccacctcaaaataggagaacaaaataaaaaaaaaactatgatttggacccttgcaacaaAGCTTAAGtgtccatgttctgcatttttttaaattatgtccaacacattaataATATCTATGACACATTTTTTCCGTATTttaaacgtcaaagaatccaaaaaaaatatcgtGCACCTGTTTCATGgacaaccacctcaaaataagagaacaaaataaaaaaaaaactatgatttggacccttacAACAATGCTTAAGTGCCAATTTACCATTTCATCTAAATGCACAGTTAACTAGTGACTCACTCAACTATAAGCAAATTCTATAAACATCACTACAGCTAAAGACATTCATAGAACTTTCAAATATTCATCTCAACTCCTACCACAATGTGTCACCCAAATGcatatgtttgtgtttactACAACGACCAAATCTGCAACACTAACAAGGGCACCACCTTCATTAGTAACAACACAAAAACTTTCATGGTCAACAATGCCATAACCTTTACACAATTGCTTGAACTTGTTCACTAAAAACTAAACATTGAACCACAAGAACATATGCAACATATCCACTTTCAGTGCCCCATATTTAAGTCAAGACAATGTTATATGTACACATCTTTTATTTTgcgagatgatgttgatgttcgacaaatgttcaacattttttacaacaacccACCACTACCATTTGTGGAGTTATTTGTCATAATTTGTGACAACAATAACCCACCAAGCAACCAACATGACTCAACCTCCAATCTTGAGGACCTATCAGATGAATACGAGAGTTGTTGGATCAAAAACCATGGTAGTGATACTGACTCCTTTTCCGGGCCCGAAGGAAGTAACATGTCTTCATCCCATGAAACAATATTCAAACGAGATTGGTAATCTAGGGATGATTCACGTCTTAGTTGGTTTTGCTATGAGGTTTTCCTATAGTGTCTTATGTCGGTGTTCAGTGATCACTTtacgtaattaaataaattgtttgtttaaatttaagttaaaaatttcCAATTTATCCACTTCTACTGCAATAGGTGGCATGGTAACATAACGATCAAAATTCACAACACTTTGCAATTTACACTTGACGTCTGCTACATTAGGTACTAGGGAAAAATCACAGTCCAAATTGACAAACACTCTGCAATTTGCAcacatctctaaaaaaataaatgtctcaCCAACAAAACTGACATAAAATTGAAAACTCAGAATCTCtttttcactctgaaaattataatggacgtATGCTGCATTAGTTACTAGGGAAAAATCACagtccaaattgacaacactctgcaatttgcacacgtctctaaaaaaataaatgtctcaCCAACAAAACTGACATAAAATGGACAACTTATAATCTTTTTTTCactttgaaaattataatggacgtcTGCTGCATCAGGTACAAGGGAAAAATCAACATTGGATTCCAGAGAAGCCTTTAGTAGGAACACAATTCTAATCTTATGAGATTCCAATACACATCAACGGGATAAAATGCTCATATAACTATAAGTAACACCAAACACCCTCAATACAACCgcacaatttcacacaacatACCTTCACAAACTTCAATCTTAATAATATGGCATTCTTGGGAGAAACAAGTAGTAAGACCATTGCTAACTCGAGATTAgccttcatttttccaaatggatcaatcaCTCATAACCAAACTGGCGTTTATTTCCAAAGTCTCACTCCAACACCAATGTGAGTTCCTAATGACTCTTCTTTTGAGACACTTAAGAGTAGAATGCACAACACCCTTCAGCTAATCAATGATCAATTAGTGGATGAAATATACTACCGACAGCCATTCATAGACGCaggtcaacaatatttttttcaatctttacaattgaaaaatgatgatgatgtttacacaatgttaatgtgcaatgaGCAATACTTATGTGTTGGACCTGtagaattattatgtaccatcAATAAAACATCATATGGTATACTCAACCTACTTCAATCCACTATTACTCTTGCTTATGATGCAATTctgtattacaacgggaaaTGGAACATACCACGCCAAGGTGGATTTTTGGATTACTCCTTCACTGGAACAAATCCAATAAGATTTGACATTCTTTCGGGATGTAGCATGGACAAACTCAAGGATATAATCAAGCGAGTTGGACCTATGAGGGTTCTCCCTTATGGAATTCACCAATAACAGGTGGTTAGACAATTGTTCTTGTTAGACAATTGTTCTTTTGACAACCAGGCGATGCGAAGTATTCAGAAAAATTAATCGAATATGAAATAATAGAGTTGAAAAACGACGAAGAAGTGCTAAAGGTGTTAGTAGAATCCAACTACTGGAAACGATTTTAcctaatagaaattttagctattTTTAACAAATCAGTAACTGAAATGGAACTTGACATGTCTCCTGCACAACATCTTTCATACTATTATTAGTTTCGTCATATTTgcaattgtattttttagtaGTATGTTTCGTTATTCTTGTCTATCATCGCACTGTTTAATTTTATGTctattatataataaagatgtatcaattatttattcataatgTTTTCTAATTTGTTTCAATACTACTatctaatttttcattttttaatgtacataacaaaataaaactgtCAATGACAcataaatttagttaaaaaaaatacttacatcgtaactaaaaaattatattataattttctcgaattttattaattttctttatctatatatatttctttaaaaaaaattaaaagaaaaccaaaaaacatgTTGAGAATTCGGGTTCAATGCTaaattgcaaatttttttaaagttgtatattttgataaaaaagatgaaagagTTGTATATtttggtaattattttttatattagggAAAAGTTTTCGTAGATATATAGAtataaatttgatcattttaaaaatttatcattttcaatcTACTACTTTATTTaatctctatttttaaattgaaattatttataattataatttattaatagaaTTCTAGTTAGAAATAGAGATAAAATATATCAgtagattttgaaaatgataacagaaaaagataaaaaacagaACTGTATACATCTTCAGTTTCGtttaaattataagattatttaatttttattttttgaaaagttgAAAACATAACAGAAGAGCACCGACTACCGAATCGTTGGCAAGCAAATTCGATCAGACACAACAAACAAACAACTGcttcaagagagagagagaaaaaggcgCCCACTCATAATACCCGCATTGGCAGTGCCACTCTTCCCTCACTCACTTCCACATTCCCATTCTCATCTCATGTCTTAAAAATACACTAAACCCTAGTCAAACTCCTCTGTCTATTTACTTCAATTTCAATCTCAATCCAATTCTCCGTCATGTCTCCGCCGCAGCCCCGCCGCGTCGACCCCAAAATCTGGCGGGCATGCGCCGGCGCCGCCGTGCAAATCCCCAAGCTCCATTCTAGGGTTTACTACTTCCCCCAGGGCCACCTGGAGCACGCCTCTCCCTCGCATTACCTCAACCCTCTCCTCCGCTCTCTTCCCTTCGTCCCCTGCCACGTGTCCTCCCTCGATTTCCTCGCCGATCCTTTCTCCGACGAGGTCTTCGCTAAGTTCCTCCTCACGCCCCTCTCGCAACAACCTTTCCCAAACGACACCACGGAGGCTCGAAACGAAGAAGAGAAGGACCGCGAGAACGGCGTCGTTTCGTTCTCGAAGATCCTGACTCCCTCCGACGCCAACAACGGCGGCGGCTTCTCCGTGCCGCGCTACTGTGCGGACTCGTGTTTTCCTCCGCTCGACTTCCGTGCCGATCCGCCCGTCCAGCTCCTCTCCGTCGCCGACGTCCACGGCGTCGAGTGGCGCTTCCGCCACATTTACCGCGGCACGCCGCGCCGCCACCTCTTCACCACCGGCTGGAGCAAGTTCGTCAACCACAAAAAGCTCGTCGCCGGCGACACCGTCGTCTTCGTCAAGGACTCCGACGGCAGGGTCTCCGTCGGAATCCGCCGCGCGGCTCGGTTTGCCGCCGCGATCGAGACTCCGCAGCCGCCACCTGCGGAACGGGAGGGGTTTTCGCGGTCCGCGACGGGGAGAGTGACCGCGGAGGCCGTGGCGGCCGCTGCGGAGTCCGCGGCGCGAAACGCTCCGTTCGAGGTGGTGTATTATCCGAGGACCGGTTTTGCGGATTTTGTGGTGAGTGCTGAGGTTGTGGAGGAATCGATGAAGTGCGCGTGGGTTGGTGGAATGAGAGTGAAGATTGCAATGGAGACTGAGGATTCTTCTAGAATGACGTGGTTTCAAGGGACGGTTTCTTCTGCATGTGCTTCTGAGAATGGACCTTGGCGCATGCTTCAGGTATTTTTTGTTTGCGTCGTGTTGTGTGATTGATGAATTGCGTGGTCTTTGAGGCAATTCGGATATAATAGACTTGTTGgagaaggaaataaaatcaATCAAGGAAACAAACGTGAATTAAATGTCTgtgtaagttaaaattaactggTGTACTTGAACGGTTTTGGACGTTTACTCATGTAAGCTAACTTATCAATGCACACCTTTGAACTTGTATTGTAACTTAGGAATGGAATATTtatctcatttaaaaaatttccatAAGTTAGAAGTTGATCCACACAAGGGTATTCTTGTGCAGAAAGAAGGATTGCAGGATGCATGGTGCTCTTATAGTTTTGTCAAATGCTAACAAGTGCTCTTATAGTTTTGCACTagaaagttttttttgttaGGAAAGGATGCGTTTATTAGTAtaacaaaaatacaataattgtatcaattaattttagcattaaaagtaattaataaagtattttaatGTTTCCTTGGAACTGGTTAATATATGACTAAAGTTTTTATTAATCAACTAGTACAATGCTAGTGTATCTGGTTTATGAATCTTGATAATTTGTGGTTTGGGatggaattatattttttttttaaaagatggaGAAGGTTAAGTCATAACTGTGTTGCTTTGTGCCCTGCCCAGTGGGATTAGTCTCATGCCCGATGCATATGGGGATAATTACAAAGGGTAAGGGAAGTACACCTTGTGATGGATTCTGAATAATAGTGCTTTTTGGCTACAAGAGGAAAGTTTTTAGCATATGGGCAATGCAGAAAATATATGCCCTTCAGTATTAATGAAAAGAGAGAATGGAAGAGTGATGTGAATTTTTGGGCATTAAAATATTAGAGAATGTTTGGTTAGTTTATATTTACCTCATATTCATAAAGAGATTGAGCTGAGAAAATGGCAGACTTGCTGTATTTCAAgtttaaaagatataaaattatatctttgtttttactgtggGCTCTGGCTTTGGGTAAGTGTAACATTTTTCACATTCAAATTGGTAGGTTGTCTTGTTGCTTCTCTAATTTCTGGTTTTTGTGTCCAAATGTTCTACTCGGGATTAATTCACAAGATTCCACtgtaaagaaataattttagtaTTAGTATAATTGTACCTATCCTGTGGATACCATTTATTGGACATTAGAAGTCACTATAATTGAGCTCTGCCTCTGTGGGGTGATATTGTTTTGTTTCATGGgtagttttatttcttttcaaaatacaGATAGGAATTATCTCCCTTTATTAATAaagttctttctttcctttaatTTTGTATCAATGGATTCTagtattatgttatttatgacAGCATACTCTTTTAGTTGATAAGAAACCTTTGTCTCAGaagatttagttttataatttcttatctATCTCAAATGGCCGCAGGCTTCTTACCATTTCTTATGATCTCAATACTGAAGGTTAATTGGGATGAACCTGAAGTCTTGCAGAATGCAAAGCGAGTCAGTCCTTGGCAGGTTGAACTTGTTTCCCTTCCATTTGCACTTCATACAGTATACTCCCCTAACAAAAGGCTTAGATCTGACCAGGGTTCTGGGCTGTTAAGTAATAGGGAGGGAGACCCCTTCTTTCCTATGACAGGGTTCCCTAACTCGACAATGGAACACATGACAGGGTTCCCTAACTCGACAGTGGGACACATGGATAAATCATTGTTGAGTTATGATACTTTTCCTGCTGGCATGCAGGGAGCCAGGCATGATCTATTTTCTCCATCAAGTTTTTCCAACTTTTTAAATGATAAGTCCTATCTGTATATGGGTAGTGGTTCATTTGGGAACAATCCAGTGCAAAGTTTGGGAACTGTGACAACAGAGCTAAACATGAGCAGTTCTCAATCGGATGACTTGTCACCACATAGCCAGAGTAGTTTTCATTCCTTTGCCAGAGAGTTTGCTGGGACCCGGAACTGTGACACCAAAGTTGCTTCTGGTTCAATTCTGCTATTTGGTAAGATCATACAGCCTGCTGAAAGTGATTTGCATGATGGTGATTGCATGGAACGTGATGGCAGCAGGGGCAGCAATAAACTTAAGACAGTTGAGGCATGCTATTTTTCAAAGTAGTTATGCAGCAGAATGCAGTTAAATACTTGTACAGGTATGCTAATATATCTTATTGAATTTTCTCACTAATCCAATGATAGCAGCAGCTATTGGTGCTTTATTGACAAAGTTTATATTCAAGAAATGGATTATTTATCTCTATGCCTTTTATTGAAGTGTCTCAAATTTAAGTTGAATGCACTCCTTATGGAGGGATAGTTCTGACTTCTGACTAAGTTCTAGGTAATTTGATTCCTTGTATAGTCTTACAAGTTGATTTATTGATAACATTGATCTTATATTTCCCAGTAAATGTGTGGTATATTTACAATAGTTCAAATTTTGATTGacttcaattattaatttttttactgcattatCCACTATAATGTCTTGATATTGAATATGGGATCTTAACATTTTGATCAAATGTATCAAACCTTAGTCATAATTCATTCTTTACTTGCAATATTATGAAGTGGAAACAATGGTGGGAATTTCATCTTGTTTGGATCATgatagttgttgcttcattatatatataaaccaaaCTCCTTTGTATTGTTGCATTGACTTCAATTACCAAAATGAGAATTTATTTGTTACCAAAGTGATGTCTGTCTTTGTATTATTGAATAGCTTATCCTTGTTAGCTTGATTTGTTGTTTGATTCAATGGCACTCTGGTTATGCTACTAAAATTCatgtttcaattaatttttgctTTACTGTGGTTGCCTCTAATGCAGGAAATCAAGGCTGGCAGGTAAAACAGGAAGCTGTCTAGGGCTTGTAGTGGTAAAGTGATGTTTCCGGGTCATCATATGTTGGTCTTACTACAAACTTGAATGATGAACTAACATCATGATATTTGATCAGTTGTATGATATTAATATCTGACATATTATTGTGTATATTTTCAAATACATTCTTAAAAGGCAATTGTACttgccttttaaaaaaaatgcccaTGCTTGCGCAGGTAACATCCTCCGTACTCGTATATCTTTATTTGATGAGGTAATTGTAGCCTGAAAGAATGCTTGCAATACTCTTTAACTCTGTCTAGCATGGTTGCTGCGTAGCACATACTTCATGGTATGTTGAGGCAGTATCATACCTCACTCATATAATATTTAGCTTGCATTTATGTACGACGTCAATGAATAACACGTCTCTGCTAAAAGGAAAAAACTGTTACAGTATGAAAAGGGAAAAcatgttttataaattattcttgGGGATCAGATATATTGGGCTAGgttgattcttcttgattaCAGAACCAAAAGAGAAAAGCGAGCGCCGCATCCTCAATCTTTCTTGTGtttctattaatatatattaatattttttattataaaaaatattgtcttatttatataataaataagtgaAAATATTATATGGCTTAACAGGGATTCTGTTCCACCTAAGTGAATATATGTTAAAGCCAACAAT
Proteins encoded in this window:
- the LOC114383507 gene encoding auxin response factor 17-like isoform X2, translated to MSPPQPRRVDPKIWRACAGAAVQIPKLHSRVYYFPQGHLEHASPSHYLNPLLRSLPFVPCHVSSLDFLADPFSDEVFAKFLLTPLSQQPFPNDTTEARNEEEKDRENGVVSFSKILTPSDANNGGGFSVPRYCADSCFPPLDFRADPPVQLLSVADVHGVEWRFRHIYRGTPRRHLFTTGWSKFVNHKKLVAGDTVVFVKDSDGRVSVGIRRAARFAAAIETPQPPPAEREGFSRSATGRVTAEAVAAAAESAARNAPFEVVYYPRTGFADFVVSAEVVEESMKCAWVGGMRVKIAMETEDSSRMTWFQGTVSSACASENGPWRMLQASYHFL
- the LOC114383507 gene encoding auxin response factor 17-like isoform X1 — its product is MSPPQPRRVDPKIWRACAGAAVQIPKLHSRVYYFPQGHLEHASPSHYLNPLLRSLPFVPCHVSSLDFLADPFSDEVFAKFLLTPLSQQPFPNDTTEARNEEEKDRENGVVSFSKILTPSDANNGGGFSVPRYCADSCFPPLDFRADPPVQLLSVADVHGVEWRFRHIYRGTPRRHLFTTGWSKFVNHKKLVAGDTVVFVKDSDGRVSVGIRRAARFAAAIETPQPPPAEREGFSRSATGRVTAEAVAAAAESAARNAPFEVVYYPRTGFADFVVSAEVVEESMKCAWVGGMRVKIAMETEDSSRMTWFQGTVSSACASENGPWRMLQVNWDEPEVLQNAKRVSPWQVELVSLPFALHTVYSPNKRLRSDQGSGLLSNREGDPFFPMTGFPNSTMEHMTGFPNSTVGHMDKSLLSYDTFPAGMQGARHDLFSPSSFSNFLNDKSYLYMGSGSFGNNPVQSLGTVTTELNMSSSQSDDLSPHSQSSFHSFAREFAGTRNCDTKVASGSILLFGKIIQPAESDLHDGDCMERDGSRGSNKLKTVEACYFSK